Sequence from the Acidimicrobiia bacterium genome:
CCCCCGAGATCGATCTGCGGTCGGCGATGCGGGTGGTGAGCCGGGTGGGGCACCTCGCCCGGCACCGAGCCGGGGAGCGCCCCTCCTACGGACGGATCCGACCGCTGGCCACCGACTCGACTATCGCCACCGTGCCCATCGGGTACGCCGACGGGGTGAGGCGGGCACTCTCGCACAACGGCGGCGAGGTGATCATCCGGGGCCGCCGGTATCCGTTCGCCGGGACCATCACCATGGATCAGGCCCTCGTCGACCTGGGTGACGACCCGGTCGCCATCGGCGACGAGGTCGTCCTGCTGGGCCGACAGGGAGATGCCGAGATCACCGCCGACGAGTGGGCGCAGCGCCTCGGAACCATCAACTGGGAGGTGGTGTGCGGCTTCGGCCCCAGACTTCCCCGACGGTACCTGGGGTGACCCTCACCGCCGTCCCCGGTGTTCGTGTCGGCCACTGGACCGACCCCGTCGGACTCACCGGGGTGACCGTCGTGGTTCCGCCCGAGCCCAACGTCACCGGGGTTGAAGTACGCGGGGCTGCACCGGGAACCCGAGAGACAGCACTCCTCGCCCCGGGGATGAAGGTGGAGTCGGTGCAGGCGATCGTGCTCGCCGGCGGCTCCGCCTTCGGGCTGGCCGCCGCAGACGGCGTGGTGTCCGCCCTGGAGGCCGAGGGCCGGGGCCACCCCACGTTCGCCGGCGTGGTCCCGATCGTTCCGGCAGCGATCATCTTCGACCTCGGTGTCGGTGATCGACGATCCCGTCCCGATGCCGCTGCCGGTGCCGCCGCCTACCGGGCGGCGACGACGGAGCCCGTGGTCATGGGATCGGTGGGGGCGGGTACCGGGGCCACGGTCGCCGGATGGCGGGGGTTCGACCATCGAAGGAGGGGTGGGGTCGGTTCCCACTCCGAGCCCGTGGGCAGGGCGACGGTGGGTGCCCTTGCAGTGGTCAACGCCGTCGGTGACGTGTTCACCCTGGAGGGGGAGCCGCTCACCGGCGGTGTGCTGGTTCCCGAAGGCCCGCCGGTGGCCCCTCGTCCCCTGGAGAGCACCACCTTGGTGGTCGTGGCCACCGACGCCAGGCTCGACCGCACCGCCCTCTCCCGGCTTGCCGTCCAGGCGCACGACGCCCTGGCGGTATGCCTCCGGCCCAGCCACACACGCTACGACGGGGACGCCGCCTTCGTGGTGTCCTGCGGAGGGATGGAGGCCGATCCGGACGCCCTCGGTGTGGCCACCTTCCGGGTGGTCGGGCGGGCGATCGAGGCGGCGATGCGGTCAGCACCGGCGGGGGTGGTCGGATGACCGCATTCGCCGATCTGACTTCCCTGGCGGCCGCAGCCTCGTCTTGCACCGACTGCCGCCTGGCGGAGACCCGCACCAGCGTGGTGTTCGCCGATGGCGGCGAGGGTGCCGACCTGATGCTCATCGGTGAGGCGCCGGGAGCCAACGAGGACAGGATGGGGGTTCCATTCGTCGGTGCAGCGGGGAGGCTGCTCGACGGGTTGCTCGGCGAGATCGGGCTGCAGCGTCAGGATGTCTACATCGCCAACGTGCTCAAGTGCCGCCCGCCGGGCAATCGCGACCCACAGCCCGACGAGATCGAGGCGTGCAAGCACTTTCTCCGCCGCCAGATCGAGCTGGTCGATCCTCGGGTCGT
This genomic interval carries:
- a CDS encoding P1 family peptidase, whose protein sequence is MTLTAVPGVRVGHWTDPVGLTGVTVVVPPEPNVTGVEVRGAAPGTRETALLAPGMKVESVQAIVLAGGSAFGLAAADGVVSALEAEGRGHPTFAGVVPIVPAAIIFDLGVGDRRSRPDAAAGAAAYRAATTEPVVMGSVGAGTGATVAGWRGFDHRRRGGVGSHSEPVGRATVGALAVVNAVGDVFTLEGEPLTGGVLVPEGPPVAPRPLESTTLVVVATDARLDRTALSRLAVQAHDALAVCLRPSHTRYDGDAAFVVSCGGMEADPDALGVATFRVVGRAIEAAMRSAPAGVVG
- a CDS encoding uracil-DNA glycosylase produces the protein MTAFADLTSLAAAASSCTDCRLAETRTSVVFADGGEGADLMLIGEAPGANEDRMGVPFVGAAGRLLDGLLGEIGLQRQDVYIANVLKCRPPGNRDPQPDEIEACKHFLRRQIELVDPRVVVTLGNFATRLLLRRDVGITRLRGQVYPWWRRHLVPTFHPAAALRSGERVLDQMRQDLAIVAGLLQDEPPPGSEGDGEQLGLFS